The segment AGCAACCCCGGGCAGGTAGCGGCGCCATTCGCTGGAGTCGTGACGATATCGGTGGCCGTCGGCGACTCGGTCGAAGCCGGCGCAACAATTGCCACGATCGAGGCGATGAAGATGGAGGCGTCGATCACGACGCCGGTCGCCGGAACGGTGCAGCGAATCGCGCTTGCCGATGTGCAGCAAGCAGAGGGTGGCGACCTGGTGGCGGTCATCGGTGACTGAACGAGATATCCGGTACTTCGGCGACCCGGTGCTGAAATCGGCGACCACGCCGGTGACGGTCTTCGATCAGAAGCTGAAGGACCTTGTCGAAGACCTGCTCGATACCACGGCACTGCCCGGGCGGGCAGGCGTGGCAGCCACCCAGATCGGGGTGTCGATGCGCGTATTCAGCTACAACGTCGACGATGAGCTCGGTTACGTGATCAATCCCGAAGTCGTCGAGACCTCAGGTGAACTGCGCGAAATCGAGGAAGGGTGTCTCTCGGTGCCTGGGCTCTGGTTCCCGACGCCTCGCTATGAACATGCCACTGTCAAAGGCGTCGACCTGCGTAACGAGCCGATTACCGTCTCAGGTTCCGGCATCATGGCGCAGTGTCTGCAACACGAGACCGACCACCTGGACGGATACGTCTACCTCGATCGACTGAGCAAACCGAACCGGCGTGAGGCGCTGAAACAGGTTCGGAAATCGGACTGGTTCTAGGGTTCAAAGCCGCCTGGCCCCCCGCATAGGATGGGTATGGCGATTGTCACAAAATCATAGGAGTTGCGCGTGCAAAAAGTCGGCGTAGTCGGATGCGGGCTGATGGGCTCAGGCATCGCGGAGGTCGCGGCTCGGGCCGGACTGGATGTCGTGGTGCGCGACATCAGCGAGGAAGCCGTGGCTTCCGGCCGAAAAAGGGTTGAAGCCTCGCTGAGCCGGGCGGTCGAACGGGGAAAGCTAGAGCCGGACGCGCGTGACGCCGCCCTTGAATCGATGACGTTCAGCACGGACCTCGACATCCTGGCCGATCGTGACCTCGTGATCGAAGCGGCCAGCGAGAACGAAGAGATCAAGAAGAAGCTGTTTGCCGAACTCGATCGGATCGTCAGCAATGGTGATGCGATCCTTGCGTCAAACACGTCGTCGATGCCGATTGTCCGGTTTGCGCAGGCCACCAGCCGCCCGGAGCAGGTGATCGGAATGCACTTCTTCAATCCCGCGCCGGTGCAGCCGCTGGTGGAGATCATCTCGTCCGTGCTGACCGCACCCGAGGTTACCGACCGAGGTGAGGCTTTCGCACGGGACACCCTCGGGAAAACAACTATTCGTGCCAAGGACCGGCCTGGATTCATCGTCAATGCACTCCTGGTGCCGTACCTGCTCAGCGCCATCAGGATGTACGAATCCGGAATGGCGTCCCTCGAAGATATCGATACCGGAATGATCAACGGCTGCGCTCATCCGATGGGCCCGATGCGACTCAACGA is part of the Saxibacter everestensis genome and harbors:
- the def gene encoding peptide deformylase; amino-acid sequence: MTERDIRYFGDPVLKSATTPVTVFDQKLKDLVEDLLDTTALPGRAGVAATQIGVSMRVFSYNVDDELGYVINPEVVETSGELREIEEGCLSVPGLWFPTPRYEHATVKGVDLRNEPITVSGSGIMAQCLQHETDHLDGYVYLDRLSKPNRREALKQVRKSDWF
- a CDS encoding 3-hydroxybutyryl-CoA dehydrogenase, yielding MQKVGVVGCGLMGSGIAEVAARAGLDVVVRDISEEAVASGRKRVEASLSRAVERGKLEPDARDAALESMTFSTDLDILADRDLVIEAASENEEIKKKLFAELDRIVSNGDAILASNTSSMPIVRFAQATSRPEQVIGMHFFNPAPVQPLVEIISSVLTAPEVTDRGEAFARDTLGKTTIRAKDRPGFIVNALLVPYLLSAIRMYESGMASLEDIDTGMINGCAHPMGPMRLNDLVGLDTTLAIARSMHGETNDPAYAPPVLLSRMVDAGYLGKKAGRGFYDDYR